The genome window TTTAGATATTCAGGCAGTGAGCAATAATGAACCTTGTATGCAGATTAAATTTTTAGGAACCGGCGGCGCTTTTGATGTGGATTACCTGAACTCAGCAGCCTTGCTTAAGTTCAGGGGAATAAATTTACTGATTGATTGCGGCTTTACCGTTTTCCCGACGTTGGTTCATAAAAGCCTGATCGCAAAGGTAGACCACATTCTGCTCACGCACCTGCACAACGACCATTGCGGTAGCCTGCCTACGCTACTATTATACAAGAGCATTATTGAGAAAAGCCCACGGCCGGTTATACTTTATCCATCAGAGCAGTTTAAGCACGAGTTATTTGCCATACTTGAGCCGCAGGTAAAAGACCCTGAAAAGTATGCAGAGTTTGTACCCTTAGAACAGTTTGCAGGCATTACAGCCGTAGACACCTTCGGGCAGCATTCAGAAAACTTCCAGACGTATGCCTATATCTTTGAGAACGAAACTCGCATAGCTTACTCTGGTGACCTGGGCAAACCTGAAGCACTGTTTGAGCGGCTGGATAAGATGCCTGCCATGCGAACTTGTGTGTTTCACGACATCACTTTTAACGCGGAGAATACCGGCCATACTTTCTACAAAAAGCTGCTCCCCTACATTGCGAACTATGAAATATTCGGGTACCACTGCGACCCAACCCAGAATCCATCAGATAACCCGATCCGCCTGGTGGTTTATGAGCCCGGCTTAATGGCCTGAGCTATAGGTATACTTCTAAGCTTATTTTAACTCAGAGGCTTTTAATTCTTTCTGCCAGATCTCAACGCCTTTTGTGTTATAGATCGTTACTTTAAACCTGCGGTCTGTAGCAGGGCCATTCACACTGATCAATGCAAAGTTATGTTCTAAAACTAATGTACCAGGTACACGCAATGTGTTGGGCTCATCTTTAGGGTTTGATACGCCGGCAGTAAGTGCTGATATTGTAAAGTCATATAACGGATAAGTCCCTTCGCGCTCTAGTTTGGTAAGCTCAGTAAAGTGGCGGTCGCCATCCATAAAAATCACGCCCTTTATCTTCCCTTTCTGAATAGCATCTAACAGGCGCTGGCGCTCTTCGGGATGGTTGCTATAGTTCTCCTTTTCTTCTGCCGGGTTCAGCACCTGCCCGCCAACACAAATTACTTTAAAGGTAGCTGAGCTTGCGTGCAGGGCATCTATCAACCAGTTTAGCTGTTTATCACCTAAATATGCTTTGTCTGTTGTGCGGGAGTTCGGGCTCTTGTACCAGCGGTCATCCATCATAAAGAACTGTACATCATTCCATGTAAATGTGCCGGTTATACCTGCATCTTCAAAAATATAGTTTGGGTTAGCCCAGAAGGTCTTAAAAGCTTCCAAGGTCATATCTTTTGCCCAGAAGCTTCTGTCAGAATTGTTAGGACCATAGTCGTGGTCGTCCCACATGGCGTAGTTATGTACAGACCCCAAAAGTGGCTGTAGTTCCGGCACTGATCTGGTATGCGTGTAACGGTATTGTATCCCTGTTTTTGTATTCCAGTCCGCTTCGCGCAGGTATGTATTATCACCTATCCAAAGCATAAAGTCCGGTTTCTTTTGTTGCAAAGATGTCAGAATTTCGAAGCTGGTACTGCCATATGGTTTACCCGGGCGGTCGTAAGGAGTATCGTTCACATAAAAGCAGCTCCCAACTGCAAACGAAAAGTCGGGGGCATCTTTACGCCACTGCCACAACTCCTGTGTCTGGAACTCGAGTGGGTAGTTACGTTTTACTTTTTTATTGTTGATATACAGTTCATACCCATACTTTTTACCGGGCTCTACTTTATCGGCTATCAAATGTGCCGCATTGGCATGGTCGGCATCAGTTTTTACTTCGGAGGTTGTGTATACCTTATCAGGATTATCTTTTGCCCAGTACTTGATCTTTACTTTAGCAGGCTCTTTTGTCTGTACCCATAGTTTTACTTCCCGCATTTCGGAATAACCAACCATTGGGCCCGACTGTAAAAGTTTTTCCTGCGCTACAGCTACCAGGCTACAGCACACAAAGTATAGCACTGCCAGTAATCTTAATGTCATAGGTATGGTGTTAAAGTATAAACTGCTTTATGTTGGCACC of Pontibacter deserti contains these proteins:
- a CDS encoding alkaline phosphatase D family protein, producing MTLRLLAVLYFVCCSLVAVAQEKLLQSGPMVGYSEMREVKLWVQTKEPAKVKIKYWAKDNPDKVYTTSEVKTDADHANAAHLIADKVEPGKKYGYELYINNKKVKRNYPLEFQTQELWQWRKDAPDFSFAVGSCFYVNDTPYDRPGKPYGSTSFEILTSLQQKKPDFMLWIGDNTYLREADWNTKTGIQYRYTHTRSVPELQPLLGSVHNYAMWDDHDYGPNNSDRSFWAKDMTLEAFKTFWANPNYIFEDAGITGTFTWNDVQFFMMDDRWYKSPNSRTTDKAYLGDKQLNWLIDALHASSATFKVICVGGQVLNPAEEKENYSNHPEERQRLLDAIQKGKIKGVIFMDGDRHFTELTKLEREGTYPLYDFTISALTAGVSNPKDEPNTLRVPGTLVLEHNFALISVNGPATDRRFKVTIYNTKGVEIWQKELKASELK
- a CDS encoding MBL fold metallo-hydrolase, with amino-acid sequence MQIKFLGTGGAFDVDYLNSAALLKFRGINLLIDCGFTVFPTLVHKSLIAKVDHILLTHLHNDHCGSLPTLLLYKSIIEKSPRPVILYPSEQFKHELFAILEPQVKDPEKYAEFVPLEQFAGITAVDTFGQHSENFQTYAYIFENETRIAYSGDLGKPEALFERLDKMPAMRTCVFHDITFNAENTGHTFYKKLLPYIANYEIFGYHCDPTQNPSDNPIRLVVYEPGLMA